A single genomic interval of Saccharothrix saharensis harbors:
- a CDS encoding bile acid:sodium symporter family protein → MDSALTSVGLPIALAVVMFGLGLSLTVADFARIAREPRAVAVALATQLVLLPVVCFGLVVALGLDPVLAVGMMLLAASPGGTTANLFSHLFRGDVALNITLTAVNSVVAVITLPVVVNLALDHFAPAAEGAVGLEFGKVAQVFAIVLVPVVLGMLVRSWSAAFAERADKPVRIFSAVVLVAVIAGTIIAERDNVGAYLADIGLAAVLFCACSLAAGYLVPRLAKVGERQAIASAFEVGVHNSTLAITVAVTVLGSERLAVPAAVYGVVMFPLAAAAGFLLSRARVARDTVPD, encoded by the coding sequence GTGGATTCCGCCCTGACGAGCGTCGGCCTCCCGATCGCGCTGGCCGTGGTGATGTTCGGGCTCGGGCTGTCGTTGACGGTCGCCGACTTCGCCCGGATCGCGCGCGAACCGCGGGCGGTGGCGGTCGCGCTGGCCACCCAGCTGGTCCTGCTGCCGGTGGTGTGCTTCGGGCTGGTGGTCGCGCTGGGCCTGGACCCGGTGCTCGCGGTCGGCATGATGCTGCTCGCCGCGTCACCCGGCGGCACCACGGCGAACCTGTTCAGCCACCTGTTCCGCGGCGACGTCGCGCTCAACATCACGCTGACCGCGGTGAACTCCGTGGTCGCGGTGATCACCCTGCCGGTGGTGGTGAACCTCGCCCTCGACCACTTCGCGCCGGCGGCCGAGGGCGCGGTCGGGCTGGAGTTCGGCAAGGTCGCGCAGGTGTTCGCGATCGTGCTGGTGCCGGTCGTGCTGGGCATGCTGGTGCGCAGCTGGTCGGCGGCCTTCGCCGAGCGCGCCGACAAGCCGGTGCGGATCTTCTCGGCGGTGGTGCTGGTGGCGGTGATCGCGGGCACGATCATCGCCGAGCGGGACAACGTCGGCGCGTACCTGGCCGACATCGGCCTGGCGGCCGTGCTGTTCTGCGCGTGCAGCCTGGCCGCGGGCTACCTGGTCCCCCGGCTGGCGAAGGTCGGCGAGCGGCAGGCCATCGCGTCGGCGTTCGAGGTCGGGGTGCACAACAGCACGCTGGCGATCACCGTCGCGGTGACCGTGCTCGGCAGCGAACGGCTGGCCGTGCCGGCCGCCGTCTACGGGGTGGTGATGTTCCCGCTCGCCGCCGCGGCCGGGTTCCTGCTGTCCCGCGCGCGGGTCGCGCGCGACACCGTGCCGGACTGA
- a CDS encoding GNAT family N-acetyltransferase, translating into MISYEWRGHFENPEVNALHAEGFDHAPLADDWWGQVTRHSLGWVTARRDDTLIGFVNVAWDGAIHAFVLDTLVTTAERSRGVGRHLVATAVDAARAAGCEWLHVDFDDHLEPFYFDNCGFQPTNAGLIALGTSAPRHV; encoded by the coding sequence GTGATCAGCTACGAGTGGCGCGGCCACTTCGAGAACCCCGAGGTCAACGCCCTGCACGCGGAAGGCTTCGACCACGCGCCCCTGGCCGACGACTGGTGGGGGCAGGTCACCCGGCACAGCCTCGGCTGGGTGACCGCACGCCGCGACGACACCCTCATCGGGTTCGTCAACGTCGCCTGGGACGGCGCGATCCACGCCTTCGTCCTCGACACCCTCGTCACCACCGCCGAACGCAGCCGAGGTGTCGGACGTCACCTCGTCGCCACGGCCGTGGACGCCGCACGTGCCGCCGGGTGCGAGTGGCTGCACGTCGACTTCGACGACCACCTCGAGCCGTTCTACTTCGACAACTGCGGTTTCCAGCCCACCAACGCGGGTCTCATCGCCCTCGGAACGAGTGCGCCTCGGCACGTGTAG
- a CDS encoding class I SAM-dependent methyltransferase produces MSTTYFDRERGASYDRRATRLLGGLYRRVAADVAAVAGPGAVVLEFAPGPGRLLHEPAARRTDLVLGGVDVSTDMVALARAARRPPPAARRASRITFEVGDVTALPRPDDGVDVVVSTLSLREWPDRRRAVVELGRVLRPGGVPLVYDFRFARVEPELFSDFVDVRRVPVRPEWWPVAVFVGVRASAV; encoded by the coding sequence GTGTCCACCACCTACTTCGACCGCGAGCGCGGCGCGTCCTACGACCGCCGTGCCACACGCCTGCTGGGCGGCCTGTACCGGCGGGTGGCCGCCGACGTCGCGGCGGTCGCCGGTCCCGGCGCGGTCGTGCTCGAGTTCGCCCCGGGTCCCGGGCGGTTGTTGCACGAGCCGGCGGCCCGTCGGACGGACCTGGTGCTCGGCGGTGTCGACGTGTCCACCGACATGGTGGCCCTCGCTCGCGCCGCCCGCCGCCCGCCGCCCGCCGCCCGTCGGGCGTCACGGATCACGTTCGAGGTCGGGGACGTCACGGCGTTGCCGCGGCCGGACGACGGTGTGGATGTCGTCGTGTCGACGTTGAGCTTGCGCGAGTGGCCGGACCGGCGTCGGGCGGTGGTCGAGCTGGGACGCGTGCTGCGGCCCGGCGGCGTGCCGCTGGTGTACGACTTCCGCTTCGCGCGGGTCGAACCCGAGCTGTTCTCGGACTTCGTCGACGTCCGGCGGGTGCCCGTGCGGCCGGAGTGGTGGCCGGTGGCGGTGTTCGTGGGCGTACGCGCCTCCGCGGTTTGA
- a CDS encoding SRPBCC family protein, whose product MTPTPAGRLFRTDKGSDLVLTRTFRALADDVWASLTEPERTARWFGPWEGEAGPGRTVKVQMVFEEQGPWMEVRIDACDPPRRLALSMVDEAGTWRMELLLSEVDGETELRLVHHLSTEEGIGEVGPGWEYYLDMLVASRSGAALPAFDDYYPSQKAYFEALTTGE is encoded by the coding sequence ATGACCCCGACCCCCGCCGGTCGCCTGTTCCGCACCGACAAGGGAAGCGACCTGGTGCTCACCCGGACGTTCCGCGCGCTCGCCGACGACGTGTGGGCGAGCCTGACCGAGCCGGAGCGCACCGCCCGGTGGTTCGGCCCGTGGGAGGGCGAGGCCGGGCCGGGGCGCACGGTGAAGGTGCAGATGGTGTTCGAGGAGCAGGGGCCGTGGATGGAGGTCCGCATCGACGCCTGCGACCCGCCCCGCCGGCTGGCGCTGTCGATGGTGGACGAGGCGGGTACGTGGCGGATGGAGCTGCTGCTGTCCGAAGTGGATGGTGAGACCGAGCTGCGCCTGGTGCACCACCTGTCGACCGAGGAGGGCATCGGCGAGGTCGGGCCCGGGTGGGAGTACTACCTCGACATGCTGGTGGCCTCCCGGTCGGGTGCGGCGCTGCCCGCCTTCGACGACTACTACCCCTCCCAGAAGGCGTACTTCGAGGCTCTGACGACCGGCGAGTGA
- a CDS encoding methyltransferase, translated as MPLHLGPDDGPPSFHDLLATAGYRAVAAGLRLGVFDALADGPRPVASLAAELGADPRGTGLLADALVSFGYLTGGPDGYANTDGTTRWLAGGGYSEVDRFWSVVLFESWEGLAESVRTGKPALDFYGWLAERPEVLRRFQGMLAGHADAIAPEVASIVPVGSTVLDVGGGHAKHAIRLCTAHPSLEATVIDLPDALAVGAAAVTDAGLCRRITLRAGDYDTLDLGSDYDTVLLFNVVHGRTAAANRSLLDRVAAALRPGGAVVLLEHDEHSPDRASDAFARVFSLNLFHGQGGQVYGAAEITTWLTAAGLTPPTTHPLTTSPGQSLLVSHKPQPA; from the coding sequence ATGCCACTGCACCTGGGACCGGACGACGGCCCGCCGTCGTTCCACGACCTGCTCGCCACCGCGGGCTACCGCGCCGTCGCCGCGGGCCTGCGGCTGGGCGTGTTCGACGCGCTGGCCGACGGCCCGCGGCCGGTGGCGTCGCTGGCCGCCGAACTCGGCGCGGACCCGCGCGGCACCGGGCTGCTGGCCGACGCGCTGGTGTCGTTCGGGTACCTGACCGGCGGGCCGGACGGGTACGCCAACACCGACGGGACCACCAGGTGGTTGGCGGGCGGCGGGTACTCGGAGGTGGACAGGTTCTGGTCGGTGGTGCTGTTCGAGTCGTGGGAAGGGCTGGCGGAGTCGGTGCGCACCGGCAAGCCGGCCCTCGACTTCTACGGGTGGCTGGCCGAACGGCCGGAGGTGCTGCGCCGGTTCCAGGGCATGCTGGCCGGGCACGCCGACGCGATCGCGCCGGAGGTGGCGTCGATCGTGCCGGTCGGGTCGACGGTGCTGGACGTCGGCGGTGGGCACGCCAAGCACGCCATCCGGCTGTGCACGGCGCACCCGTCGTTGGAGGCGACCGTGATCGACCTGCCGGACGCGTTGGCGGTGGGTGCGGCGGCGGTGACCGACGCGGGCCTGTGCCGGCGGATCACGTTGCGCGCGGGCGACTACGACACGCTCGACCTGGGCTCGGACTACGACACCGTGCTGCTGTTCAACGTCGTGCACGGCCGGACGGCCGCGGCCAACCGGTCGCTGCTGGACCGGGTCGCCGCGGCGCTGCGCCCGGGCGGCGCGGTCGTCCTGCTGGAACACGACGAGCACTCCCCCGACCGCGCGTCCGACGCCTTCGCCCGCGTCTTCAGCCTCAACCTGTTCCACGGCCAGGGCGGCCAGGTCTACGGCGCGGCCGAGATCACCACCTGGCTCACCGCCGCCGGCCTGACCCCACCGACCACCCACCCCCTGACCACCTCCCCCGGCCAATCCCTCCTCGTCTCCCACAAACCCCAACCCGCGTGA
- a CDS encoding ClpX C4-type zinc finger protein, translating into MTYPPGCSFCGRAAADVRKIISGPGIYICDGCVSACVAILEADDGQSDVTVPEWSVMSDDELLAHLPRIAATASQVETGLKERVAELRARGVTWARIGTALGMSRQSAWERFS; encoded by the coding sequence ATGACGTACCCGCCGGGTTGCTCGTTCTGCGGCAGGGCCGCCGCCGACGTGCGCAAGATCATCAGCGGGCCGGGCATCTACATCTGCGACGGGTGCGTGTCCGCGTGCGTGGCGATCCTGGAAGCCGACGACGGGCAGTCCGACGTGACCGTCCCGGAGTGGTCGGTGATGTCGGACGACGAGCTGCTGGCCCACCTGCCGCGCATCGCGGCCACCGCGAGCCAGGTCGAGACCGGGCTCAAGGAGCGGGTCGCCGAACTGCGCGCCCGCGGCGTCACCTGGGCGCGGATCGGCACCGCGCTGGGCATGAGCAGGCAGTCGGCGTGGGAGCGGTTCTCGTGA
- a CDS encoding PQQ-dependent sugar dehydrogenase produces the protein MRLLRRAPFSPRSRRATAVAAAALVVAATAVALPPTAAAAVPAGFADTLAIGGLTSPTAVSFAPDGRVFIAEKSGLVKVFDSPADTTATVFADLRPQTQDFWDRGLLGLAVDPQFPTRPYVYVAYTYDAVPGGTHPRWGDQCPTPPGATDQGCVVTGRVSKLTMGAGGTMTAEQPLVTDWCQQYPSHSIGTVVFGPDGGLYVGGGDGASFNFTDYGQVGNPCADPPSPAGTNLTAPTARGGALRSQSVRRPAGEPVSLDGSIVRIDPDTGAGLPGNPFAGHADANARRVIAHGLRNQFRFAFRPGTEELWAGDVGWNTWEEINRIADVNDATAENFGWPCYEGSARQGGYDGANLTLCESLYTGAGQTTPYYAYNHSAKVVATDPCPTGGSSVSGIAFESTSNYPPAYDGALFFADSSRGCIWAMQTTAGQPDPAKLVPFVTGVNVPVQITTGPGGDLFYIALGAGQLRRVSYPTGNQAPTAVATATPQSGPAPLAVQFSGTGSTDPDPGDTLSYAWDLDGDGQYDDSTSATPTRTYTAQGAVTVRLRVTDQAGATGTTSITVTVGTPVAEDPVPVIDAPTAPLNWEVGQNVPFSGHATDPQDGALPASALSWKLSIQHCATTGSCHEHVVQTWSGVASGSFIAPDHEYPSYLDLTLTATDSSGRVRSTTTKLDPRTVALTFTSNPSGLQLSVGGTAQTTPFTRTVIVGSNNSISAPSPQGGALVFRYRYSSWSDGGAQTHNVTAPATATTYQANYTLCLC, from the coding sequence ATGCGATTACTCCGCCGCGCACCATTTTCCCCGCGATCGAGACGCGCGACCGCCGTGGCCGCCGCGGCACTCGTGGTCGCCGCCACCGCGGTGGCTCTCCCGCCGACGGCTGCCGCCGCCGTGCCCGCCGGCTTCGCCGACACCCTCGCCATCGGTGGCCTCACCTCGCCCACCGCCGTCTCGTTCGCGCCGGACGGCCGGGTGTTCATCGCCGAGAAGAGCGGTCTGGTCAAGGTCTTCGACTCGCCGGCCGACACCACCGCCACCGTGTTCGCCGACCTGCGCCCGCAGACGCAGGACTTCTGGGACCGCGGCCTGCTCGGCCTGGCCGTGGACCCGCAGTTCCCGACCCGCCCGTACGTCTACGTCGCCTACACCTACGACGCCGTGCCCGGCGGCACGCACCCGCGCTGGGGCGACCAGTGCCCGACCCCGCCCGGGGCCACCGACCAGGGCTGCGTCGTCACCGGCCGGGTCTCCAAGCTCACCATGGGCGCCGGCGGCACCATGACCGCCGAGCAGCCGCTGGTCACCGACTGGTGCCAGCAGTACCCGAGCCACTCCATCGGCACGGTCGTCTTCGGCCCCGACGGGGGCCTGTACGTCGGCGGCGGTGACGGCGCGAGCTTCAACTTCACCGACTACGGCCAGGTCGGCAACCCGTGCGCCGACCCGCCGTCACCCGCCGGGACGAACCTCACCGCGCCCACCGCCCGCGGCGGCGCGCTGCGCTCCCAGTCGGTCCGCCGCCCGGCGGGCGAGCCGGTCAGCCTCGACGGCTCGATCGTGCGCATCGACCCCGACACAGGCGCGGGCCTGCCCGGCAACCCGTTCGCGGGCCACGCCGACGCCAACGCCCGGCGCGTCATCGCCCACGGCCTGCGCAACCAGTTCCGCTTCGCCTTCCGGCCCGGCACCGAGGAGCTGTGGGCGGGCGATGTCGGCTGGAACACGTGGGAGGAGATCAACCGGATCGCCGACGTGAACGACGCGACGGCGGAGAACTTCGGCTGGCCCTGCTACGAGGGCTCCGCGCGCCAGGGCGGCTACGACGGCGCGAACCTGACCCTGTGCGAGTCGCTCTACACCGGCGCGGGCCAGACCACCCCGTACTACGCCTACAACCACTCGGCGAAGGTCGTGGCCACGGACCCGTGCCCGACCGGCGGTTCGTCGGTGTCCGGCATCGCGTTCGAGTCGACGAGCAACTACCCGCCCGCCTACGACGGCGCGTTGTTCTTCGCCGACAGCTCGCGCGGCTGCATCTGGGCCATGCAGACCACCGCGGGTCAGCCCGACCCGGCCAAGCTCGTGCCGTTCGTGACCGGCGTGAACGTCCCGGTGCAGATCACCACCGGTCCCGGCGGCGACCTGTTCTACATCGCGCTCGGCGCGGGCCAGCTGCGCCGGGTCAGCTACCCGACCGGCAACCAGGCGCCGACCGCCGTCGCCACCGCCACGCCGCAGTCCGGGCCCGCGCCGCTGGCCGTGCAGTTCAGCGGCACGGGGTCGACCGACCCCGACCCCGGCGACACGTTGAGCTACGCGTGGGACCTCGACGGCGACGGCCAGTACGACGACTCCACCTCCGCCACGCCCACCCGCACCTACACCGCGCAAGGCGCGGTGACGGTCCGGCTCAGGGTGACCGACCAGGCGGGCGCGACCGGCACGACCTCGATCACCGTCACGGTCGGCACACCGGTCGCCGAGGACCCCGTGCCGGTGATCGACGCGCCGACCGCGCCGCTCAACTGGGAGGTGGGCCAGAACGTGCCGTTCTCCGGGCACGCCACCGACCCGCAGGACGGCGCGCTGCCCGCGTCCGCGTTGAGCTGGAAGCTGAGCATCCAGCACTGCGCGACCACCGGCTCGTGCCACGAGCACGTGGTGCAGACGTGGTCCGGCGTGGCGTCCGGCTCGTTCATCGCGCCGGACCACGAGTACCCGTCCTACCTGGACCTGACGTTGACCGCGACCGACTCGTCGGGCCGGGTCAGGAGCACCACGACGAAGCTCGACCCGCGGACGGTCGCGCTGACGTTCACGTCGAACCCGAGCGGGCTCCAGCTCAGCGTCGGCGGCACGGCGCAGACCACGCCGTTCACCCGAACGGTGATCGTGGGGTCGAACAACTCGATCAGCGCGCCGAGCCCGCAAGGCGGCGCGCTGGTGTTCCGCTACCGGTACAGCAGTTGGTCCGACGGCGGGGCGCAGACGCACAACGTCACCGCGCCCGCGACCGCCACGACCTACCAGGCGAACTACACGCTGTGCCTGTGCTGA
- a CDS encoding MFS transporter yields MRSVWRVRDYRLVWAAQTLSSFGNGVSQLAYPLLMLALTGSATAAGALAAVRAVPYLVLGLPAGALVDRWDRRRTMVLCDLGRAVNMATVPVALVFSALTPAHLFVTGFLGGVLYVFFSAAENAVLPNVVGKDRLTDAVSGVETAQAATGVLAGPVGGALLQVGRGVPFLVDAVSFLASALCLALVRADFRAGPVRARGGLRTEVVEGVRWLWGHRPLRLIALTAAGLQVAISGVALVAIVAARDASPAAIGGLFAALGIGGVVGAVVAPKLEARLGLTGLLLSVLWLQGVLWVVLAFSGGLIAVGVVLALFTVSMPCFGVAALSYQLEVTPDHLLGRVGTAFSLLIWAATPVGAAAAGVLLDVATPGTTSLLFAGWVVVLGAVATPTLRRAVRVRPGGRPCPER; encoded by the coding sequence GTGAGGAGCGTGTGGCGGGTCCGCGACTACCGGCTGGTGTGGGCGGCCCAGACGCTGTCCTCGTTCGGCAACGGGGTCTCGCAGCTCGCGTACCCGTTGCTGATGCTGGCGCTGACCGGCTCCGCGACCGCGGCGGGGGCGTTGGCGGCCGTGCGCGCGGTGCCGTACCTGGTGCTGGGCCTGCCCGCCGGCGCGCTGGTGGACCGCTGGGACCGCAGGCGCACGATGGTGCTGTGCGACCTCGGTCGTGCGGTCAACATGGCGACCGTGCCGGTGGCGTTGGTGTTCTCCGCGCTGACGCCCGCCCACCTGTTCGTCACCGGGTTCCTCGGCGGCGTGCTGTACGTGTTCTTCTCCGCCGCCGAGAACGCCGTGCTGCCCAACGTGGTGGGCAAGGACCGGCTGACCGACGCGGTGTCGGGCGTGGAGACCGCGCAGGCGGCCACGGGGGTGCTCGCCGGGCCGGTCGGCGGCGCGTTGCTCCAGGTCGGTCGCGGGGTGCCGTTCCTGGTGGACGCGGTGTCGTTCCTGGCGTCGGCGCTGTGCCTGGCGTTGGTGCGCGCCGACTTCCGGGCCGGGCCCGTGCGGGCGCGCGGCGGTCTGCGCACGGAGGTCGTCGAGGGTGTGCGGTGGTTGTGGGGCCACCGGCCGTTGCGGCTGATCGCGCTGACCGCGGCCGGGTTGCAGGTGGCGATCTCCGGTGTCGCGCTGGTGGCGATCGTCGCCGCGCGGGACGCGTCACCGGCCGCGATCGGCGGGTTGTTCGCCGCTCTGGGGATCGGCGGTGTCGTCGGCGCGGTGGTCGCGCCGAAGCTCGAGGCACGCCTCGGGTTGACCGGGTTGCTGCTGTCCGTGCTGTGGCTGCAGGGCGTGCTGTGGGTCGTGCTGGCCTTCTCCGGTGGTCTGATCGCGGTGGGTGTCGTGCTGGCCCTGTTCACGGTGTCGATGCCGTGCTTCGGGGTGGCCGCGCTGAGCTACCAGCTGGAAGTCACGCCCGACCACCTCCTCGGCCGCGTCGGCACCGCGTTCAGCCTGCTGATCTGGGCGGCGACACCGGTGGGCGCCGCCGCCGCGGGCGTCCTGCTCGACGTGGCCACCCCGGGCACGACGTCCCTGCTGTTCGCCGGGTGGGTGGTCGTGCTCGGGGCGGTGGCCACACCGACCCTCCGCCGCGCCGTCCGGGTGCGACCGGGCGGTCGACCCTGTCCTGAGCGTTGA
- a CDS encoding catalase — MDAFKPAKVVKEALDKAVEKVADLVTPPVPGTPGSAPAPLDAPSEPQGPLPRKPDQASPQTRTATGAETGAAADVREQQGEYLTTSTGVRLYDTDHSLKAGARGPTLLQDHHLREKITHFDHERIPERVVHARGAGVHGVFVGYGNATNVCKAGFLAEGVSTPVFTRFSTVVGSRGSADTVRDTRGFSTKFYTSEGTFDLVANNIPVFFIQDGIKFPDIIHAAKPHPDREIPQAQSAHDTFWDFVSTHTEATHHVMWQMSDRAVPRSYRMMEGFGVHTFRLVNAEGQTSLVKFHWKPKLGVHSLLWEEAQLIAGVDPDFHRRDLFDAIESGAYPQWELGIQVFPDTPEQTFEGIDLLDSTKIVPEELAPVQPIGMLTLNRNTTNFFAETEQIAFHVGHLPPGIDVTDDPLLHARLFSYIDTQLSRLGGPNFNQIPINRPHAPVNDMLRDGFHQHAVHSGVAPYKPNTLDGGCPFMAGLQTGAYVEFPAPVAEGVKERRAPASFADHYSQPRMFYRSLTPVEKEHLVRAFTFELGKCYEQAVKERELRVLANVDAELCALVAAGLGLPAPEATEPAAEVAPSPAVSQIGQVWPPDGRLIGIVVDADDPASLDGLHTLRQTITAGGMVPLIIAARGGQLDEGLVAQRTFLTARSIEFDAVLLAAAPPPAPDAIPARDDKAGAPASAVDPRVVLMVQECYRHAKVIGVWGTGEAALVEAGCSAGDLGIVVGETPADVFTEVQTLLGAHRVWDRFPATIA; from the coding sequence GTGGACGCGTTCAAACCGGCCAAGGTCGTGAAGGAAGCACTGGACAAGGCCGTGGAGAAGGTGGCCGACCTGGTCACGCCGCCGGTGCCGGGCACGCCGGGCAGCGCGCCGGCCCCGCTGGACGCGCCGAGCGAGCCGCAGGGGCCGCTGCCGCGCAAGCCGGACCAGGCGTCCCCCCAGACGCGGACGGCGACCGGCGCGGAGACCGGCGCCGCGGCCGACGTGCGGGAGCAGCAGGGCGAGTACCTGACCACGTCGACCGGCGTGCGCCTGTACGACACCGACCACTCCCTCAAGGCGGGGGCGCGCGGTCCGACACTGCTGCAGGACCACCACCTGCGCGAGAAGATCACCCACTTCGACCACGAACGCATCCCCGAACGAGTGGTGCACGCCCGAGGCGCGGGCGTGCACGGCGTTTTCGTGGGCTACGGGAATGCCACGAACGTGTGCAAAGCCGGGTTCCTGGCCGAAGGCGTGAGCACCCCGGTGTTCACCCGGTTCTCCACGGTCGTGGGATCACGCGGCTCCGCCGACACCGTCCGCGACACCCGCGGGTTCTCGACGAAGTTCTACACGTCCGAGGGCACGTTCGACCTGGTGGCCAACAACATCCCGGTGTTCTTCATCCAGGACGGCATCAAGTTCCCGGACATCATCCACGCCGCCAAACCGCACCCGGACCGGGAGATCCCGCAGGCCCAGAGCGCGCACGACACGTTCTGGGACTTCGTCTCCACGCACACCGAGGCCACCCACCACGTCATGTGGCAGATGTCCGACCGGGCCGTGCCGCGTTCCTACCGGATGATGGAGGGCTTCGGCGTCCACACGTTCCGGCTGGTCAACGCCGAGGGGCAGACGTCGCTGGTGAAGTTCCACTGGAAGCCCAAGCTGGGCGTGCACTCCCTGCTGTGGGAGGAGGCGCAGCTGATCGCGGGCGTCGACCCCGACTTCCACCGGCGCGACCTGTTCGACGCGATCGAGTCCGGCGCGTACCCGCAGTGGGAGCTGGGCATCCAGGTCTTCCCGGACACCCCGGAGCAGACGTTCGAGGGCATCGACCTGCTCGACTCGACCAAGATCGTGCCGGAGGAGCTGGCCCCGGTCCAGCCGATCGGCATGCTCACGCTCAACCGCAACACCACCAACTTCTTCGCCGAGACCGAGCAGATCGCCTTCCACGTCGGCCACCTGCCGCCGGGCATCGACGTGACCGACGACCCGCTGCTGCACGCCCGCCTGTTCTCCTACATCGACACGCAGCTGAGCAGGCTCGGCGGCCCGAACTTCAACCAGATCCCGATCAACCGGCCGCACGCGCCGGTCAACGACATGCTGCGCGACGGCTTCCACCAGCACGCCGTGCACAGCGGCGTGGCGCCGTACAAGCCGAACACCCTGGACGGCGGCTGCCCGTTCATGGCGGGGCTGCAGACCGGGGCGTACGTGGAGTTCCCGGCACCGGTCGCGGAAGGCGTCAAGGAACGCCGCGCGCCCGCGTCGTTCGCCGACCACTACAGCCAGCCGCGGATGTTCTACCGCAGCCTCACCCCGGTGGAGAAGGAGCACCTGGTCCGGGCGTTCACGTTCGAGCTGGGCAAGTGCTACGAGCAGGCCGTCAAGGAACGCGAGCTGCGCGTGCTGGCCAACGTGGACGCCGAGCTGTGCGCCCTGGTGGCCGCCGGTCTCGGGCTGCCCGCGCCGGAGGCCACCGAGCCGGCCGCCGAGGTCGCGCCCAGCCCGGCGGTGTCGCAGATCGGCCAGGTGTGGCCGCCGGACGGCAGGCTGATCGGCATCGTGGTGGACGCCGACGACCCGGCGAGCCTGGACGGCCTGCACACCCTGCGCCAGACGATCACCGCCGGCGGCATGGTGCCGTTGATCATCGCCGCGCGCGGCGGTCAGCTGGACGAGGGGCTGGTGGCGCAGAGGACGTTCCTCACCGCCCGCTCGATCGAGTTCGACGCGGTGCTGCTGGCCGCCGCACCGCCGCCCGCCCCGGACGCCATCCCGGCCCGGGACGACAAGGCCGGCGCGCCCGCCTCGGCCGTCGACCCGCGCGTGGTCCTGATGGTCCAGGAGTGCTACCGGCACGCCAAGGTGATCGGCGTGTGGGGCACCGGCGAGGCCGCCCTGGTCGAGGCCGGGTGCTCGGCCGGCGACCTGGGCATCGTGGTCGGCGAGACCCCGGCGGACGTGTTCACCGAGGTGCAGACGCTGCTCGGCGCCCACCGGGTGTGGGACAGGTTCCCCGCGACCATCGCGTGA
- a CDS encoding STAS domain-containing protein, which translates to MTEPFGHPFRVDRQVHGYAVVVRVAGEVDAMTVRELRHEIAIGLALATPPSPVVVDLSDVDFLAAAGLNELHRGHRAARAAGVPLRVVAHHRHVLRPFEISGLAQEITPCATLAEALAPRTRTPHRRFALPVL; encoded by the coding sequence ATGACGGAACCGTTCGGTCACCCGTTCAGGGTGGATCGGCAAGTGCACGGCTATGCGGTCGTGGTGCGTGTCGCCGGCGAAGTGGACGCGATGACCGTCCGCGAACTGCGACACGAGATCGCGATCGGCCTGGCCCTTGCCACCCCACCGTCCCCGGTCGTGGTGGATCTCAGCGACGTCGACTTCCTCGCCGCCGCCGGCCTGAACGAACTCCACCGCGGCCACCGCGCGGCCCGCGCGGCCGGCGTGCCGCTGCGCGTGGTCGCCCACCACCGCCACGTCCTCCGGCCGTTCGAGATCAGCGGCCTGGCCCAGGAGATCACCCCCTGCGCCACCCTGGCCGAAGCCCTGGCCCCCCGAACCCGAACACCCCACCGCCGCTTCGCCCTCCCCGTTCTCTGA